Proteins co-encoded in one Lysobacter solisilvae genomic window:
- a CDS encoding helix-turn-helix domain-containing protein — protein sequence MSATPLPFPRTDTRTLANDGDAMHFCSTCAFSQACLDEGMDKSALMDLHVLVEHVGPFHAGEHIFREGDPFEAIAAVRAGTVKTYVIDREGREHVLGFHFPGEVIGLNAIDGNHYPCNAIALDTVMLCRFSFPKISLLAAQLPGLQRQLFRLLSRDIGRAALLAGDWSADQRMAAFLVGLSRRLSARGFSPNRFALTMARTDIANYLRLAPETVSRVLRRFQADGLLRVERRELEILERDALDALATPVLRD from the coding sequence ATGTCGGCCACACCGCTGCCCTTCCCCCGTACCGACACGCGGACGCTCGCAAATGACGGCGACGCGATGCACTTTTGTTCCACGTGCGCGTTCTCGCAGGCCTGCCTGGACGAAGGCATGGACAAGAGCGCACTAATGGATCTCCACGTCCTGGTCGAACACGTCGGACCTTTCCATGCCGGCGAGCACATCTTCCGCGAAGGCGATCCTTTTGAAGCAATCGCCGCCGTTCGCGCCGGCACCGTCAAGACCTATGTCATCGATCGGGAGGGCCGCGAGCACGTGCTCGGGTTCCACTTCCCCGGCGAAGTGATCGGGCTCAACGCGATCGACGGCAACCATTATCCGTGCAATGCAATCGCGCTCGACACGGTGATGCTTTGCAGGTTCTCCTTCCCCAAGATCTCCCTGCTGGCCGCGCAGTTGCCCGGCCTGCAGCGCCAATTGTTCCGCCTGCTCAGCCGGGACATCGGACGGGCCGCGCTACTGGCCGGCGACTGGTCGGCCGACCAGCGCATGGCCGCCTTCCTGGTGGGGCTGTCGCGGCGCCTGAGCGCCCGCGGCTTCTCGCCCAATCGCTTCGCCCTGACCATGGCCCGCACCGACATCGCCAACTATCTTCGCTTGGCGCCGGAAACCGTCAGCCGCGTGCTTCGGCGGTTCCAGGCCGACGGCCTGCTGCGCGTGGAGCGCCGCGAGCTGGAGATCCTCGAACGCGACGCACTCGACGCGCTTGCAACCCCCGTGCTGCGCGACTGA
- a CDS encoding PAS domain S-box protein: MFPQLFDTVPDALVVVEGSGRIEMANRQAEQLFGYPEGGLVGLPIENLMPSSVRERHHSHRSAYMSSPRTRPMGGSGMALVGQRRDGAQFPVEIALSPLETDQGLRYLASIRDISETQRARQALIRARYDALVARIGQQALESADENLVVAGLPLLLADALGIEAVALAFLREHGDLDLRAAAGFDPSLLDSHELQEIEVAIAHGAAKVIEGEDASREGYALPLLAGTGGSAAVVPLVDRARPQGALIAWSKEPRRFDHDALHLLQSTANLLAALMQRRRTEEQLAHSQRLDAIGQLTGGIAHDFNNLLTVMSGSLQLLEMECGQQPEASELIASALRSVGRGAELTGKLLAFARRQRLSPSALMPATLLRDLELMLRRTLGDTIRLKVEWPDDIPAVYADASQLDSALLNLALNARDAMPRGGDITLAVEERWVTADAARAKAKPGHYIVFSVTDTGMGMTPETLARAVEPFYTTKGMGRGSGLGLSMVYGFVEQSGGYFHVNSRLGYGTRVELALPAALTARDEPTPPSTGLSSGQGERVLVVEDEPEVRSIASAFIRSLGYRVEAVADAAAALQRLAGEPSIDVLFSDVMLGAGMNGKELALAARRQRPQLAILLTSGYEAVEASDKSEDIELLRKPYQREQLAAALQRCLVSRLV, encoded by the coding sequence ATGTTCCCGCAGCTGTTCGACACCGTCCCTGATGCGCTCGTCGTCGTCGAAGGGTCCGGTCGCATCGAGATGGCCAACCGCCAGGCCGAACAACTGTTCGGCTATCCCGAGGGTGGGCTCGTCGGCCTTCCAATCGAAAACCTGATGCCTTCCAGCGTGCGCGAGCGCCACCATTCTCATCGCTCAGCCTACATGTCCTCGCCACGCACCCGTCCGATGGGCGGAAGCGGCATGGCCCTGGTGGGCCAGCGCCGCGACGGTGCGCAGTTTCCCGTCGAGATCGCGCTCAGCCCGCTGGAGACAGACCAAGGCCTGCGCTACCTCGCCTCGATCCGCGACATTTCCGAAACCCAGCGCGCCCGCCAGGCCTTGATCCGCGCACGTTACGACGCGCTGGTTGCCCGCATCGGACAGCAGGCGCTCGAGTCGGCCGACGAGAACCTCGTGGTCGCCGGACTACCCCTGCTGCTGGCAGATGCGCTCGGCATCGAAGCCGTCGCCCTCGCCTTCCTGCGCGAACACGGAGACCTGGATCTGCGGGCTGCCGCGGGTTTCGACCCCAGCCTGCTCGATTCGCACGAACTGCAGGAAATCGAGGTCGCCATCGCCCACGGCGCGGCGAAGGTGATCGAGGGCGAGGACGCCAGCCGCGAAGGTTACGCGCTCCCGCTGCTTGCGGGCACGGGCGGCAGCGCCGCCGTGGTGCCCCTGGTGGACCGCGCCCGGCCGCAGGGGGCGCTGATCGCCTGGTCGAAGGAGCCGCGTCGTTTCGACCACGACGCCCTGCATCTGCTTCAATCCACCGCCAACCTGCTGGCCGCACTCATGCAGCGACGCCGGACCGAGGAACAACTGGCGCACTCGCAGCGGCTGGATGCTATCGGCCAGCTCACCGGGGGCATCGCCCACGATTTCAACAACCTGCTCACTGTGATGTCCGGCAGCCTGCAACTGCTGGAGATGGAATGCGGCCAGCAGCCCGAGGCGTCCGAACTCATTGCCAGCGCACTACGCTCGGTGGGTCGCGGAGCCGAGCTGACGGGCAAGCTGCTGGCTTTCGCCCGCCGCCAGCGCCTGAGTCCGAGCGCCCTGATGCCTGCCACCCTGTTGCGGGATCTGGAGCTGATGCTTCGCCGTACGCTCGGAGACACCATCCGCCTGAAAGTGGAATGGCCCGATGACATTCCCGCCGTCTATGCCGACGCCTCGCAGCTGGATTCAGCATTGCTGAATCTGGCGCTGAACGCGCGCGATGCCATGCCGCGCGGCGGTGACATCACGCTGGCCGTGGAGGAGCGCTGGGTGACGGCCGACGCGGCGAGGGCGAAGGCAAAGCCTGGGCATTACATCGTCTTTTCGGTGACTGATACCGGCATGGGCATGACGCCTGAGACGCTGGCGCGTGCGGTCGAGCCGTTCTACACGACCAAGGGAATGGGCCGCGGCAGCGGACTTGGCCTCAGCATGGTGTACGGCTTCGTCGAACAGAGCGGCGGCTACTTCCACGTCAACAGCCGGTTGGGTTACGGCACTCGCGTCGAACTGGCCCTGCCGGCCGCCCTGACGGCCAGGGATGAACCCACGCCGCCGTCCACCGGACTCTCGTCGGGACAGGGGGAGCGCGTGCTGGTGGTCGAGGACGAGCCTGAAGTGCGCAGCATCGCGTCGGCGTTCATCCGCTCGCTCGGCTACCGAGTCGAGGCCGTTGCCGACGCGGCGGCTGCGCTGCAGCGCCTGGCTGGCGAGCCTTCCATCGACGTGCTCTTCAGCGACGTCATGCTGGGCGCGGGCATGAACGGCAAGGAACTTGCGCTTGCCGCCCGCCGGCAGCGCCCGCAACTGGCCATCCTGCTGACCTCCGGCTACGAAGCGGTGGAAGCCTCTGACAAATCGGAGGACATCGAGCTGCTGCGCAAGCCGTACCAGCGCGAGCAGCTGGCCGCCGCGCTGCAGCGCTGCCTGGTGTCCCGGCTGGTGTAG
- a CDS encoding NnrS family protein — MHTDRDLPASSFSPRLLARAPHRLMFFVGASNVALAMLWWAAWLVAARWPVLQMPQPEVYAGWLHAFVMQYQMLASFIFGFLLTVFPRWMGLREFEPWRYLPVGLGLFGGQLATLLGAPGWNAGIVVGVLMTLAGWLAGVFTLAPLLWRERGVTWHARSCFGALILGLLGLAAWTVFLLGGSPLWAFASIKVGTFGFLLPMYLTVAHRMFPFFTGNVVAHYTPWRPLWLLAAFWALVLAHLALELVHAYAWLWIVDLPLLFLAVVLWYRWWPRGKKPALLTVLFLGLAWLPAAFLLYAAQSIAYLQTGVYALGRAPAHALFVGFFGSVLIAMVTRVTQGHSGRALVMPGAAWFAFTLIQGVTLIRIAAEFGADGMRMQAIAAIGWLIALTPWVIWLGRIYLSPRTDGKPG, encoded by the coding sequence ATGCACACCGATCGCGATCTCCCTGCCTCCAGCTTTTCGCCCCGCCTGCTGGCCCGCGCCCCGCACCGGCTGATGTTCTTCGTGGGCGCCAGCAACGTCGCGCTGGCAATGCTGTGGTGGGCTGCCTGGCTGGTCGCCGCGCGATGGCCGGTCTTGCAGATGCCGCAGCCCGAGGTGTACGCCGGTTGGCTGCACGCGTTCGTGATGCAGTACCAGATGCTCGCCAGCTTCATCTTCGGCTTCCTGCTCACCGTGTTTCCGCGCTGGATGGGACTGCGCGAGTTCGAACCGTGGCGCTACCTGCCGGTCGGACTGGGACTGTTCGGGGGCCAACTGGCGACGCTGCTGGGAGCGCCGGGCTGGAACGCCGGCATCGTGGTGGGCGTGCTGATGACGCTCGCGGGCTGGCTGGCTGGCGTCTTCACGCTGGCGCCGCTGCTCTGGCGGGAACGTGGCGTCACGTGGCACGCGCGCTCCTGCTTCGGTGCCCTGATCCTCGGGCTGCTGGGCCTCGCCGCCTGGACCGTCTTCCTGCTCGGCGGCTCGCCGTTGTGGGCGTTCGCCAGCATCAAGGTGGGCACCTTCGGCTTCCTGCTGCCGATGTACCTGACGGTGGCGCACCGGATGTTCCCGTTCTTCACTGGCAACGTGGTCGCCCACTACACACCGTGGCGGCCGCTGTGGCTGCTGGCGGCCTTCTGGGCGCTCGTGCTGGCGCACCTGGCGCTTGAACTGGTCCACGCCTACGCGTGGCTCTGGATCGTCGACCTGCCGCTGCTTTTCCTCGCGGTCGTGCTCTGGTACCGCTGGTGGCCGCGCGGAAAGAAGCCGGCATTGCTGACCGTGCTCTTCCTCGGGCTGGCCTGGCTGCCCGCGGCATTCCTGCTCTATGCCGCGCAGAGCATCGCGTACCTCCAGACCGGGGTTTACGCGCTGGGCCGCGCGCCGGCACATGCGCTTTTCGTCGGCTTCTTCGGCAGCGTGCTGATCGCGATGGTCACGCGCGTTACCCAGGGACACTCGGGCCGCGCGCTGGTCATGCCGGGCGCGGCCTGGTTCGCTTTTACCCTCATCCAAGGGGTCACGTTGATCCGGATCGCGGCGGAGTTCGGCGCCGATGGAATGCGCATGCAGGCCATCGCCGCCATCGGCTGGCTGATCGCGCTGACGCCCTGGGTGATCTGGCTCGGGCGGATCTACCTGTCCCCCCGCACCGACGGCAAGCCGGGCTGA
- a CDS encoding Crp/Fnr family transcriptional regulator: MIEVNPGRGGGRLLQTVTGLASSGFTRSLSCAATSGEVAAMLDISVSSFEAIASSSVESTCGPGMQREYPLGLEQLLQALPLKRRRLKAREYLFRAGQKRESLFFVHAGFFKTCLSSADGREKITGFRMRGDLLGIDSLDMDSYACDVISLDVGEVWELPVDRLRDRFPHFHERLTGLLAGEIRRDWGWMLALGTLSAEQRVIAFLLDFAARLEHLGFSARSLMLHMTRAEIGNFLSLQLETVTRALSRLQAAGLIAVDRREIRIHDAAGLQAMMAGPH, encoded by the coding sequence TTGATCGAAGTCAACCCGGGCCGCGGGGGAGGGCGACTGTTACAAACCGTTACCGGGCTGGCATCGTCCGGTTTCACGCGGTCTTTATCGTGCGCTGCAACTTCAGGAGAGGTGGCGGCAATGCTTGACATCAGCGTGTCCAGCTTCGAGGCGATTGCGTCCTCCAGTGTCGAGTCCACTTGCGGCCCCGGGATGCAGCGTGAATACCCGTTGGGTCTGGAACAGCTCCTCCAGGCGTTGCCTCTGAAACGGCGCCGGCTGAAGGCCCGGGAATACCTGTTCCGGGCCGGGCAGAAGCGCGAGTCCCTGTTCTTCGTTCACGCCGGCTTTTTCAAGACCTGCCTGAGCAGTGCGGACGGACGGGAGAAGATCACCGGTTTCCGCATGCGCGGCGACCTGCTGGGCATCGACTCGCTGGACATGGACAGCTACGCGTGCGATGTGATCTCGCTCGACGTGGGAGAAGTCTGGGAGCTGCCGGTGGACCGCCTGCGCGACCGGTTCCCGCACTTCCACGAGCGTCTGACGGGATTGCTGGCCGGTGAGATCCGCCGCGACTGGGGCTGGATGCTGGCGCTGGGCACGCTTAGCGCTGAGCAGCGGGTGATCGCGTTCCTGCTCGATTTCGCCGCCAGGCTGGAGCACCTGGGATTCAGCGCCCGCTCGCTGATGCTGCACATGACCCGCGCCGAGATTGGCAACTTCCTGTCGCTGCAGCTGGAAACCGTCACGCGGGCGTTGTCGCGACTGCAGGCGGCGGGCCTGATCGCCGTCGACCGCCGCGAGATCCGTATCCACGATGCCGCGGGCCTGCAGGCGATGATGGCCGGCCCCCACTGA
- a CDS encoding response regulator: MQSPPPETRLETASPHVLVVDDDVEVAALLSRYLGTQGLRVSVAGNGREARAAIIAQAIDIILLDLGLPDEDGLTLIRDLRKQWHGPVIIVSGRGESVERVVGLELGADDYVTKPFDLRELLARIRSVLRRAQTVTTPVTKPRGFAFDGMQLDVPARRLTGHAGEIALTTGEFDLLLAFVERPHQVLTRDQLMNAVHGRDAGPYDRAIDVQIGRLRRKLERDPANPAVIKSVRGAGYLFAPAVRPL; this comes from the coding sequence CTGCAGTCGCCACCGCCGGAGACACGCCTGGAAACCGCATCTCCCCACGTTCTGGTCGTCGATGACGACGTCGAGGTCGCCGCGCTCCTGTCACGCTATCTGGGCACCCAGGGCTTGCGTGTCAGCGTCGCAGGGAACGGACGCGAGGCGCGCGCCGCGATTATTGCCCAGGCCATCGACATCATCCTGCTCGACCTGGGGCTTCCCGACGAAGACGGTCTGACGCTGATCCGCGACCTGCGCAAGCAGTGGCATGGCCCCGTCATCATCGTCAGTGGCCGGGGCGAATCGGTCGAGCGGGTCGTGGGCCTGGAACTGGGCGCGGATGATTACGTCACCAAGCCGTTCGACCTGCGCGAACTGCTGGCGCGGATCCGCTCGGTGCTCCGGCGCGCGCAGACAGTCACCACGCCCGTGACCAAGCCGCGAGGCTTCGCGTTCGACGGCATGCAGCTCGATGTTCCCGCCCGCCGCCTGACCGGCCACGCCGGCGAGATCGCGTTGACCACCGGCGAGTTCGACCTCCTGCTGGCCTTCGTAGAGCGTCCGCACCAGGTGCTCACTCGCGACCAGTTGATGAACGCCGTCCACGGACGGGACGCCGGGCCCTACGACCGCGCCATCGACGTCCAGATTGGCCGCCTGCGGCGCAAGCTCGAACGCGACCCGGCCAATCCGGCCGTAATCAAGTCCGTGCGAGGCGCGGGTTACCTGTTCGCGCCGGCGGTGCGGCCACTGTGA
- a CDS encoding nitric-oxide reductase large subunit: MSNTKKLWLGLATLLIASFAVLLWAGTEIFRAAPPVPERVVSESGQTVYTRADIQRGRQVWQSMGGMQLGSIWGHGGYVAPDWSADWLHREAMGVLDLWARAEGGAATYAQLPAEQQAALRGRLEQMMRANTYDAATGTITLQRDRIAALSNVAAHYESLFGNDPSTQALREAYAMKNNTVPDAGHRRALTAFFWWTAWAATTERPREIGDAMVPSPGGVVDKQVTYTNNWPSEPLVGNAPPAPLWLWSAFSVLFLLGGIGLLGWHHARTHAHEVPHRIPSSDPMAALRVTPSMRATAKYFWVVLALFLAQILLGAMTAHYQVEGQQAYGFMLSDVLPYSITRTWHTQLAVLWIAVAWLGTGLYIAPALSGHEPRFQRLGVNFLFVCLLLIVVGSFAGQWLAVMQKLGLDLNFWWGHQGWEYADMGRFWQWFLFVGLLLWLTLVGRALWPVLRGPHTETKSIVGLLFLSTVCIGLFFGAALMWGEHTHISEVEYWRWWLVHLWVEGFFEVFATAVMALIFTRLGLIQAKSATTAVLFATIVFMSGGVLGTLHHLYFVGTPTAVVALGASFSALEVVPLAYIGFEAYHTWKLGKATPWMVRYRWPIMFFIAVSFWNLVGAGLFGFLINPPLSLYYMQGLNLTPLHGHTALFGVYGMLGIALVLFCMRGLRGQMVWDTRALKVAFWCFNIGLAMMAVFTLLPLGTMQLLAAIEHGYAYARSAEFMQKPIVDMLVWMRVPGDTVFSVGAIALAWFMFRLWVAPRPLPVLAGDVDHADL; encoded by the coding sequence ATGAGCAACACGAAGAAGCTGTGGCTGGGGTTGGCCACTCTGCTCATCGCCTCGTTCGCGGTACTGCTGTGGGCCGGCACGGAGATCTTCCGCGCCGCGCCACCGGTGCCCGAGCGCGTGGTGAGCGAAAGCGGCCAGACGGTGTACACCCGCGCCGACATCCAGCGCGGACGCCAGGTATGGCAGTCCATGGGCGGCATGCAGCTGGGCTCGATCTGGGGGCATGGCGGCTATGTCGCGCCGGACTGGAGCGCTGACTGGCTGCACCGCGAGGCGATGGGCGTGCTCGACCTGTGGGCGCGTGCAGAAGGTGGCGCGGCGACGTATGCGCAGTTGCCCGCCGAGCAGCAGGCGGCCCTGCGTGGGCGTCTGGAACAGATGATGCGCGCCAACACCTACGACGCGGCCACCGGCACGATCACCTTGCAGCGTGACAGGATCGCCGCGCTGTCTAACGTAGCCGCGCATTACGAAAGCCTGTTCGGAAACGACCCGAGCACGCAGGCGCTGCGTGAAGCCTATGCCATGAAGAACAACACGGTGCCGGACGCCGGGCACCGCCGCGCGCTCACCGCGTTCTTCTGGTGGACTGCCTGGGCGGCCACCACCGAGCGTCCCCGTGAGATCGGCGACGCCATGGTGCCGTCACCCGGCGGCGTGGTGGACAAGCAGGTCACCTACACCAACAACTGGCCCAGCGAGCCACTGGTCGGCAATGCACCTCCCGCGCCGCTTTGGCTGTGGTCGGCCTTCAGTGTGCTTTTCCTGCTGGGCGGCATCGGCCTGCTCGGCTGGCATCATGCACGCACGCACGCGCACGAGGTGCCGCACCGAATCCCCTCCAGCGACCCGATGGCGGCGCTGCGCGTGACACCGTCGATGCGTGCGACCGCGAAGTATTTCTGGGTCGTGCTGGCGCTGTTCCTGGCGCAGATCCTGTTGGGCGCGATGACGGCCCACTACCAGGTCGAAGGACAGCAGGCCTACGGTTTCATGCTGTCCGACGTGCTGCCCTACTCCATCACCCGAACGTGGCACACGCAATTGGCCGTGCTGTGGATCGCCGTGGCCTGGTTGGGAACAGGTCTGTACATCGCACCGGCACTGTCCGGGCATGAACCCAGATTCCAGCGGCTCGGCGTCAACTTCCTGTTCGTCTGCCTGCTGCTCATCGTGGTGGGTTCGTTCGCCGGCCAGTGGCTGGCGGTCATGCAGAAGCTGGGCCTGGACCTGAACTTCTGGTGGGGCCACCAGGGCTGGGAATACGCCGACATGGGCCGCTTCTGGCAGTGGTTCCTGTTCGTAGGGCTGCTGCTGTGGCTCACCCTCGTCGGCCGCGCACTCTGGCCCGTACTGCGGGGACCGCACACCGAAACCAAGTCGATCGTGGGCCTGCTGTTCCTGTCCACGGTATGCATCGGGCTGTTCTTCGGCGCCGCATTGATGTGGGGCGAGCACACGCATATCTCGGAAGTCGAGTACTGGCGCTGGTGGCTGGTGCACCTGTGGGTGGAAGGCTTCTTCGAGGTCTTCGCCACGGCGGTCATGGCACTGATCTTCACCCGACTGGGCCTGATCCAGGCCAAGTCGGCCACCACCGCCGTGCTGTTCGCCACGATCGTATTCATGTCCGGTGGCGTGCTGGGCACCCTGCACCACCTCTACTTCGTCGGCACCCCGACCGCCGTCGTGGCGCTGGGAGCAAGCTTCAGCGCGCTGGAGGTGGTGCCGCTGGCCTACATCGGCTTCGAGGCCTACCACACCTGGAAGCTCGGCAAGGCGACGCCGTGGATGGTCCGTTACCGCTGGCCGATCATGTTCTTCATCGCCGTCTCGTTCTGGAACCTGGTGGGCGCGGGGCTGTTCGGATTCCTGATCAATCCGCCGCTCTCGCTGTACTACATGCAGGGCCTCAATCTGACCCCGCTCCACGGCCACACCGCGCTGTTCGGCGTGTATGGCATGCTCGGCATCGCCCTGGTGCTGTTCTGCATGCGAGGGCTGCGCGGACAGATGGTATGGGACACGCGTGCGCTGAAGGTCGCGTTCTGGTGTTTCAACATCGGGCTGGCGATGATGGCCGTGTTCACCCTGCTGCCACTGGGCACGATGCAGTTGCTGGCCGCCATCGAACACGGCTACGCCTATGCCCGTTCGGCCGAATTCATGCAGAAGCCCATCGTCGACATGCTGGTGTGGATGCGCGTGCCGGGCGACACGGTGTTCAGCGTGGGCGCAATCGCGCTGGCTTGGTTCATGTTCCGCCTGTGGGTGGCCCCCCGCCCCCTGCCCGTACTCGCAGGTGATGTGGACCACGCGGACCTCTGA
- a CDS encoding SirB2 family protein → MIAFYPQIKQFHIFIALLSGSLFAVRGAFVLLGAHWPQSLPVKWASYAIDTALLTAALMLLTILPGAVFANGWLIFKLILLVIYVVLGVMTMRRAKSRREKVLCYVGALLTFAAIYSVARAHHPLGFYTWWAG, encoded by the coding sequence ATGATCGCGTTCTACCCGCAGATCAAGCAGTTCCATATCTTCATCGCCCTGCTGAGCGGGTCGCTGTTCGCCGTGCGTGGGGCCTTCGTCCTGCTGGGTGCGCACTGGCCGCAATCCCTGCCGGTGAAGTGGGCCAGCTACGCCATCGACACTGCCCTGCTGACCGCCGCGCTGATGTTGCTGACGATCCTGCCCGGCGCCGTGTTCGCCAATGGCTGGCTGATCTTCAAACTGATCCTGCTGGTGATCTATGTCGTTCTGGGCGTGATGACCATGAGGCGCGCGAAGAGCCGGCGGGAAAAGGTGCTGTGTTACGTGGGCGCGCTGCTCACGTTCGCCGCGATCTACTCGGTCGCCCGCGCCCACCATCCTCTCGGGTTCTATACGTGGTGGGCCGGCTGA
- a CDS encoding glycyl radical enzyme family protein → MTIDDTWRRVADTVAAVNGTQAPLWAHRYIDAFSRWRLLPDERLLRCLGTTHLAAADGPPAAALNASSFVEVAFGAGARFNRNLCADTATLAVRLLDDAVLSGALRGGEGLRIGVVGFDDALMKLGLVYTSPHARELARTLALAVAEGCLRGSTDLAEERGPTASVQVTQALATHWRAHGVGETVVERARRCGLRHAPLTAIQRHPLLARLANGSSDALDPAQARALNDEATAIAREAICKSMQALIDLPIEDGPGGDTPPWHIGHSSATDEVPGRISPA, encoded by the coding sequence GTGACGATCGACGACACCTGGCGGCGGGTCGCCGACACGGTGGCCGCGGTCAACGGGACGCAGGCCCCCCTGTGGGCCCATCGTTACATCGACGCGTTCAGCCGCTGGCGATTGCTGCCAGACGAACGGCTGCTGCGATGCCTCGGAACCACCCACCTCGCCGCCGCCGACGGACCTCCGGCCGCTGCGCTCAACGCCTCCTCGTTCGTGGAGGTCGCTTTCGGCGCGGGCGCCCGCTTCAATCGGAACCTATGCGCGGACACCGCTACTCTTGCCGTGCGGCTGCTCGACGACGCCGTGCTTTCCGGGGCCCTGCGTGGCGGCGAGGGGCTGCGCATCGGCGTGGTCGGTTTCGACGATGCCCTCATGAAGCTGGGCCTGGTCTACACCAGCCCTCACGCCCGGGAACTGGCGCGCACGCTGGCCCTGGCGGTGGCAGAGGGTTGCCTGCGCGGATCGACGGACTTGGCCGAGGAACGCGGCCCGACGGCCTCCGTCCAGGTGACGCAGGCGCTGGCCACGCACTGGCGCGCACATGGCGTCGGCGAAACCGTGGTGGAACGCGCCCGCCGATGCGGGTTGCGGCATGCCCCACTCACCGCCATCCAGCGACATCCCCTGCTGGCCCGCCTCGCCAACGGGAGTAGTGACGCGCTCGATCCAGCGCAGGCGCGGGCCCTGAACGACGAGGCGACAGCGATCGCCCGCGAAGCCATCTGCAAGTCGATGCAGGCGCTGATCGATCTGCCGATCGAGGACGGCCCCGGCGGTGACACCCCGCCCTGGCACATCGGACACTCCAGCGCGACAGACGAGGTTCCCGGCCGCATCAGCCCGGCGTGA
- the hemN gene encoding oxygen-independent coproporphyrinogen III oxidase, which translates to MNTDAPTFDPDLLRSYDQPAPRYTSYPTAPQFHAGFGEAQLREAATASNGDPIPRRLSLYVHVPFCTSPCFYCGCNRIITRDKSRSDGYLARLYREIALTAQLFDRDREVIQLHFGGGTPNFLTPAQLREVVDALHRQFHFSAAKDRDISIELDPRFIKPAEIAELADIGFNRASLGVQDFDPAVQAAVNRMQSVEETRAVIDACRASGFRSVNVDLIYGLPRQTLAGFAATLDTVVEMRPDRIAVYSYAHLPQLFKAQRQMVAEDLPDPETKLALLQAAIEKLAAAGYVYIGMDHFALPDDELAQAQQRGGLHRNFMGYTTHADSDLIGLGVSSISHIGDSFSQNPRDLPSWEAALDEGRLPVFRGMRLTEDDQLRADLIQQLMCQGEIPVAALERRYAIDFASYFARSLESLQPLVDDRLVRVEPDRIKVTRRGRLLLRNIAMCFDRYIEQPAATAAPHFSRAI; encoded by the coding sequence ATGAACACCGACGCACCCACCTTCGATCCGGACCTGCTGCGTTCCTACGACCAGCCCGCGCCGCGCTACACCTCCTACCCGACTGCGCCACAGTTCCACGCCGGCTTCGGCGAAGCGCAGTTGCGGGAGGCGGCCACCGCCAGCAATGGGGATCCCATTCCGCGGCGGCTGTCCCTGTACGTACATGTGCCCTTCTGCACCAGTCCGTGCTTCTACTGCGGGTGCAACCGCATCATCACGCGGGACAAGTCGCGTTCGGACGGCTATCTGGCCAGGTTGTATCGTGAAATCGCGCTGACCGCACAGTTGTTCGACCGCGACCGCGAAGTCATCCAGCTGCACTTCGGCGGCGGTACGCCGAACTTCCTGACACCTGCGCAGCTGCGCGAGGTGGTCGACGCGCTGCACCGGCAGTTCCATTTCTCGGCGGCCAAGGACCGGGACATCTCCATCGAACTGGACCCGCGCTTCATCAAGCCGGCAGAGATCGCCGAACTTGCCGACATCGGGTTCAACCGGGCCAGCCTGGGCGTGCAGGACTTCGATCCGGCAGTCCAGGCCGCAGTTAACCGCATGCAGTCCGTCGAGGAGACGCGCGCGGTGATCGATGCCTGCCGGGCCAGCGGCTTCCGGTCTGTCAACGTCGACCTGATCTATGGCCTGCCCAGGCAGACTCTTGCCGGTTTCGCCGCAACGCTGGATACCGTCGTCGAAATGCGCCCCGACAGGATCGCCGTGTACAGCTACGCGCACCTGCCCCAGCTGTTCAAGGCCCAACGGCAGATGGTCGCCGAAGACCTGCCGGACCCGGAAACCAAGCTGGCTCTGCTGCAGGCGGCGATCGAGAAACTGGCCGCTGCGGGCTATGTCTACATCGGCATGGACCACTTCGCGCTTCCGGATGACGAACTGGCTCAGGCCCAGCAGCGAGGTGGACTGCACCGAAATTTCATGGGCTACACGACCCATGCCGACAGCGACCTGATCGGGCTGGGTGTCAGCTCGATCAGCCATATCGGCGACAGCTTCAGCCAGAATCCCCGGGACCTGCCCAGTTGGGAAGCCGCGCTGGACGAAGGTCGCCTGCCGGTTTTCCGCGGCATGCGCCTGACCGAGGACGACCAGTTGCGGGCGGACCTCATCCAGCAACTGATGTGCCAGGGCGAAATCCCGGTGGCCGCACTGGAGCGGCGCTACGCGATCGATTTCGCGAGCTATTTCGCCCGCTCGCTGGAAAGCCTGCAGCCGCTCGTCGACGACCGTCTGGTGCGCGTTGAGCCCGACCGGATCAAGGTCACGCGACGTGGTCGGCTGCTGCTGCGCAACATCGCGATGTGCTTCGACCGCTACATCGAGCAGCCGGCCGCCACCGCGGCTCCGCACTTCTCGCGCGCGATCTGA